Proteins encoded by one window of Akkermansia muciniphila ATCC BAA-835:
- a CDS encoding redoxin domain-containing protein — protein sequence MLNSSLLVLGCSMIFAVSAGMPLHAASSEKKENKTVASEDALPSLALDGLPDVWIQGTPVKEWEKDKVYIFEFWATWCGPCLAAMPHMEQLHQAFKNNPHMQVIGVNVMDRKSPESLKEFLKNRPSPLTYAMAVDVDGKKTRDKWLSPMGVNGIPHAFAVKNGKLIWRGHPGKLSEEMMRAMLKPDFSAASLPGDNPGANARAWKLYRQVSERTGELARKGGKGEAQAFLRQIQDSGQFQQDQIIQLKMVPFRVLAELEKFQEAQAVLDDLCKEYPDNYRVQIDVAGTLLNGKSVPAGKMDAALVERCLNRCIEISRRNNKEASLPWKLMAELRERQGNMEEALQDMEKALSLTSISKAWTKLQQLSGNKESFQNLVNQAVAEIKPEPPRKMQEMGVVQEDKQYTPLFSKLKWFNHPGLTGLPVGKTVFISFWRGHNNILGETAPGRALDAVLKKHGLLDHPGVKAVVLGLNPSAEKQMRDYLSGPEGWTPYPVGIPSDRSVIEFCDLLKLDSFPAAVVVRDGTLLWAGEIKKMPEWVAETARLDSFDKNRFAEEDAKRKARQQAMYAVIKKSFELRREKKFDEYQKLIEENAGQFSDNGWFASTVAEVRAEKAWKEKNYRKMVDIFDHVLERFPREDSLASYILKILNGSEEMRKYSYKAARRALQIMRDSNTKDDGGYNAACYEVMMNMAMEKKDYDQARKDAANALRELPLVHQYAVMKKKSGGGKK from the coding sequence ATGTTAAATTCCTCTCTGTTGGTTTTAGGGTGTTCCATGATCTTTGCGGTGTCTGCCGGAATGCCATTGCACGCAGCTTCTTCTGAGAAAAAGGAAAACAAAACGGTTGCTTCGGAGGATGCCCTTCCATCACTTGCTCTGGATGGTTTGCCGGATGTATGGATACAGGGAACTCCGGTAAAGGAATGGGAAAAGGACAAAGTGTACATTTTTGAATTTTGGGCTACCTGGTGTGGCCCGTGCCTGGCTGCTATGCCCCATATGGAACAATTGCATCAGGCATTTAAGAATAATCCTCATATGCAGGTTATCGGAGTTAACGTCATGGACAGGAAATCTCCGGAATCTCTGAAAGAATTTTTAAAAAACCGTCCATCGCCCCTTACTTATGCCATGGCCGTGGATGTGGATGGGAAAAAAACCAGGGATAAATGGCTGTCTCCAATGGGGGTTAACGGCATCCCCCATGCTTTTGCCGTTAAAAACGGCAAGCTTATTTGGAGAGGGCATCCTGGAAAACTTTCTGAAGAAATGATGCGGGCCATGTTGAAGCCTGATTTTTCTGCAGCATCTCTTCCGGGGGATAATCCCGGCGCAAACGCCCGTGCATGGAAGCTCTACCGCCAGGTTTCTGAGAGAACGGGAGAGCTTGCCCGGAAGGGAGGAAAGGGGGAAGCGCAGGCCTTTTTAAGGCAAATTCAGGATTCGGGACAGTTTCAGCAGGATCAGATCATTCAACTGAAAATGGTTCCATTCAGAGTCTTGGCGGAATTGGAAAAATTCCAGGAAGCACAGGCCGTACTGGATGACCTGTGCAAAGAGTATCCGGACAATTACCGTGTACAGATTGATGTGGCGGGAACGCTTCTAAATGGAAAATCCGTGCCTGCCGGAAAAATGGATGCCGCCCTGGTGGAAAGATGTCTGAACCGTTGTATTGAAATCTCCAGAAGGAATAACAAGGAAGCTTCCTTGCCATGGAAACTGATGGCGGAACTTAGGGAACGGCAGGGAAATATGGAAGAAGCGTTGCAGGATATGGAAAAGGCGCTTTCCTTAACGTCCATCAGCAAAGCCTGGACGAAGTTGCAGCAGCTTTCAGGCAATAAGGAATCCTTTCAGAATCTTGTAAATCAGGCGGTTGCTGAAATAAAACCGGAACCTCCGAGGAAGATGCAGGAAATGGGAGTAGTGCAGGAAGACAAACAGTACACTCCCCTGTTCAGCAAATTAAAATGGTTCAATCATCCCGGTCTAACAGGACTTCCTGTCGGCAAAACCGTATTCATCAGCTTCTGGAGAGGCCACAATAATATACTTGGAGAAACAGCTCCTGGAAGAGCTCTTGATGCCGTTCTTAAAAAACACGGGCTCTTAGACCATCCGGGAGTAAAAGCCGTGGTATTGGGGCTCAATCCGTCGGCGGAAAAACAGATGCGGGACTATTTATCCGGGCCGGAAGGATGGACTCCTTATCCTGTCGGTATTCCATCGGATCGTTCGGTCATTGAATTTTGTGATTTGCTCAAACTTGACTCATTTCCCGCCGCGGTCGTCGTTCGTGACGGAACATTGCTGTGGGCTGGAGAAATTAAGAAGATGCCCGAATGGGTGGCGGAAACTGCCAGATTGGACTCTTTTGACAAAAACAGGTTTGCGGAAGAAGATGCGAAACGGAAGGCCCGCCAGCAGGCCATGTATGCTGTCATAAAAAAATCCTTTGAATTGAGGCGGGAAAAGAAATTTGATGAATACCAGAAGTTGATTGAGGAAAATGCAGGGCAGTTTTCCGATAACGGATGGTTTGCGTCTACTGTGGCGGAAGTGCGGGCGGAAAAGGCTTGGAAGGAGAAAAATTATCGGAAAATGGTTGATATCTTTGACCACGTCTTGGAGCGTTTCCCCCGGGAAGATTCGCTTGCTTCCTATATCCTGAAAATCCTTAACGGCTCGGAGGAAATGCGTAAATACAGCTATAAGGCGGCTCGGCGCGCTCTCCAGATTATGAGGGATTCTAATACGAAGGATGATGGCGGATACAATGCCGCCTGCTATGAAGTGATGATGAATATGGCAATGGAGAAAAAAGATTATGACCAGGCAAGGAAGGATGCTGCAAACGCCCTCCGGGAACTGCCTCTGGTTCATCAATACGCAGTCATGAAGAAAAAGAGTGGAGGAGGCAAAAAGTAG